A single Verrucomicrobiia bacterium DNA region contains:
- a CDS encoding carbon starvation protein A produces the protein MRKLAGKLGWLLMVTLGVWAYATLAMTRGEPINSAYILIAAICTYAIGYRFYSKWLAARVLTLNDRRATPCEVHDDGKDFVKTNKWIVFGHHFAAISGPGPLVGPVLAAQFGYLPGTLWILIGVVLGGAVQDFVVLFASVRRNGKSLSQMVKEELNTVTGAIVTVAILAIMVILLAVLALVVVKALGGSPWGVFTVGATIPIALFMGGYLRFVRVGKVLEASAIGVILLLLAVWGGRLVHGSPYWSAIFSLSEIHLAGIILIYGLAASVLPVWLLLAPRDYLSTFVKLGTIFALAGGILLLLPDLQMPMLTRFVDGSGLVIAGKVFPFCFITIACGAISGFHSLIASGTTPKMVTRESYTRTIGYGAMCMESLVAIMAIIAACTMEPGVYFAMNMKGEAAATAAHVTSLGFPVTVEHMDALAHEVGEHTLFGRTGGAATLAVGMAQIFSKVVNEQLLDLWYHFAIMFEALFILTTLDAGTRVGRYILQDFLGNLWKPLGNTRALFPNVLASGLMVAGWGVFLVQGVRDPAGGVNSLWPLFGIANQMLAAIALCLGTTILLKMNLQPVGPTPQKLKPGKPALALITLLPLVWLLAVTFTAGAQKIWHSDPRIGFQAKITTLQTEIATLTAQTGSPETSAHLRELKVQIFNNQVDAIVTGIFLLLVSLVILLSVREWILLLSRRKPAILQESEPTWLPDYAVVEPGGKLGGIGGAAALTLALAKELSGEAQFERAQMAQTASCHCDALPQTAEQTYVATTEQRFTGVRRCC, from the coding sequence ATGAGAAAACTGGCTGGAAAGTTGGGTTGGTTATTGATGGTGACGTTGGGGGTGTGGGCCTACGCCACACTCGCGATGACGCGCGGCGAACCGATCAACTCCGCTTACATCCTCATCGCCGCCATCTGCACCTACGCAATCGGCTACCGGTTCTATTCCAAGTGGCTGGCCGCCCGCGTGCTCACCCTGAATGATCGTCGCGCCACGCCTTGTGAAGTTCACGATGACGGCAAGGATTTTGTCAAAACCAACAAATGGATCGTGTTCGGGCATCACTTCGCCGCCATCTCCGGTCCCGGCCCGCTCGTCGGTCCGGTGCTGGCCGCGCAATTCGGTTATCTGCCGGGAACTTTGTGGATTCTTATCGGCGTGGTCCTGGGCGGCGCGGTGCAGGACTTCGTCGTCTTGTTCGCGTCCGTTCGCCGCAACGGCAAATCACTCAGCCAAATGGTGAAAGAAGAGTTGAACACCGTCACGGGCGCCATCGTCACGGTGGCCATCCTCGCCATCATGGTGATCCTGCTCGCCGTGCTGGCGTTGGTTGTGGTCAAAGCGCTGGGAGGCAGTCCGTGGGGTGTATTCACCGTAGGGGCGACGATTCCCATCGCCCTGTTCATGGGCGGTTATCTGCGTTTCGTGCGAGTGGGAAAAGTTCTCGAAGCTTCCGCCATTGGCGTGATTCTGCTCCTGCTGGCGGTTTGGGGCGGGAGACTGGTGCATGGCAGCCCGTATTGGTCGGCGATTTTTTCGCTGTCAGAAATCCATCTGGCGGGAATTATTTTGATCTACGGATTGGCCGCCAGCGTGCTGCCGGTCTGGCTGCTCCTCGCGCCCCGCGATTATCTCAGCACGTTTGTAAAGCTGGGAACGATTTTTGCCCTGGCGGGTGGAATCCTGCTGCTCCTGCCGGATTTGCAAATGCCGATGCTGACCCGTTTCGTGGACGGCTCGGGATTGGTCATTGCCGGGAAAGTGTTCCCTTTTTGCTTCATCACAATTGCCTGCGGCGCCATCTCCGGTTTCCACTCGCTGATCGCGAGCGGCACGACGCCCAAAATGGTTACGCGGGAGAGTTACACGCGCACCATCGGCTACGGAGCCATGTGCATGGAATCCCTGGTGGCCATCATGGCCATCATCGCCGCCTGCACGATGGAGCCGGGCGTGTACTTCGCCATGAACATGAAAGGCGAAGCGGCGGCCACGGCGGCGCACGTCACGTCGTTGGGCTTTCCGGTCACGGTCGAGCACATGGATGCGCTGGCGCACGAAGTGGGTGAACATACGTTGTTCGGTCGCACGGGCGGCGCGGCAACGCTGGCCGTCGGCATGGCGCAAATTTTTTCCAAGGTCGTCAACGAGCAACTGCTCGATCTCTGGTATCATTTTGCGATCATGTTTGAAGCCCTGTTCATCCTCACCACGCTTGACGCCGGAACGCGCGTGGGGCGTTACATTTTGCAGGATTTTTTGGGCAATCTGTGGAAGCCGCTCGGTAACACACGGGCGCTCTTTCCCAACGTGCTGGCGAGCGGACTCATGGTCGCGGGCTGGGGCGTTTTTCTGGTCCAAGGCGTGCGCGACCCGGCGGGCGGCGTCAATTCACTCTGGCCTTTGTTCGGCATTGCCAACCAGATGCTGGCGGCCATCGCGCTCTGTCTCGGCACGACGATTCTGTTGAAGATGAATCTGCAGCCCGTCGGCCCGACGCCCCAGAAATTAAAACCCGGCAAGCCGGCACTGGCGCTGATCACGTTGTTACCACTGGTATGGCTGTTGGCCGTCACCTTCACCGCCGGTGCGCAAAAAATTTGGCACTCGGATCCGCGCATCGGCTTCCAGGCGAAAATCACGACGTTGCAAACGGAAATTGCCACGCTTACCGCTCAGACAGGAAGCCCGGAAACCAGTGCCCACTTGCGGGAGCTAAAGGTGCAGATTTTCAATAATCAGGTGGACGCCATCGTCACCGGCATATTTCTGTTGCTTGTGTCGTTGGTAATCCTCCTGAGCGTGCGGGAATGGATTTTATTATTGTCCCGCCGCAAGCCAGCGATTCTCCAGGAAAGCGAGCCGACCTGGCTGCCCGATTACGCCGTCGTGGAGCCGGGCGGCAAGTTGGGTGGAATCGGCGGCGCGGCGGCTTTGACGTTGGCGCTGGCCAAGGAACTGTCCGGCGAGGCTCAATTTGAACGCGCACAAATGGCGCAAACCGCATCATGCCACTGCGACGCGCTTCCACAAACGGCGGAACAAACTTACGTCGCCACCACCGAACAGCGCTTTACCGGCGTCCGCCGCTGTTGCTAA